One part of the Colius striatus isolate bColStr4 unplaced genomic scaffold, bColStr4.1.hap1 scaffold_105, whole genome shotgun sequence genome encodes these proteins:
- the LOC104556543 gene encoding keratin-associated protein 5-5 isoform X3, whose product MLCAELVSSLHLPAVCRACLSSLHLPAVCRACLLIASACCVQGLSPHCICLLCAELVSPHCICILCAELVSPHCICILCAGLVSPHCICLLCAELVSPHCICLLCAGLVSPHCICLLCAGLVSSLHLHAVCRACLLIASACCVQGLSPHCICMLCAGLVSPHCICMLCAELISPSLHLHAVCRACLSSLHLPAVCRACLSSLHLPAVCRACLSSLHLPAVCRACLSSLHLHALCRACVQGLSLLIASACCVQSSSLLIASVCCVQGLSLLIASACCVQSSSLLIASACCVHSLCAGLVSPHCICMLCAGLVCRACLLIASASCVQSLSLPLCICLLCAELVSPLCICVLCAEPLSASFASACCVQSLCAELVSLLSACCVQSLFLFAFTDVTKPLERLQTSGVSGILCALQRSAAPPPQHGKSP is encoded by the exons ATGCTGTGTGCAGAGCTTGTCTCCTCATTGCATCTGCCTGCTGTGTGCAGAGCTTGTCTCTCCTCATTGCATCTGCCTGCTGTGTGCAGAGCTTGTCTCCTCATTGCATCTgcctgctgtgtgcagggctTGTCTCCTCATTGCATCTGCCTGCTGTGTGCAGAGCTTGTCTCTCCTCATTGCATCTGCATCCTGTGTGCAGAGCTTGTCTCTCCTCATTGCATCTGCATACTGTGTGCAGGGCTTGTCTCTCCTCATTGCATCTGCCTGCTGTGTGCAGAGCTTGTCTCTCCTCATTGCATCTgcctgctgtgtgcagggcttgtctctcctcattgcatctgcctgctgtgtgcagggctTGTCTCCTCATTGCATCTGCATGCTGTGTGCAGGGCTTGTCTCCTCATTGCATCTGCATGCTGTGTGCAGGGCTTGTCTCCTCATTGCATCTGCATGCTGTGTGCAGGGCTTGTCTCTCCTCATTGCATCTGCATGCTGTGTGCAGAGCTCATCTCTCCCTCTTTGCATCTGCATGCTGTGTGCAGAGCTTGTCTCTCCTCATTGCATCTgcctgctgtgtgcagggcttgtctctcctcattgcatctgcctgctgtgtgcagggcttgtctctcctcattgcatctgcctgctgtgtgcagggctTGTCTCTCCTCATTGCATCTGCATGCTTTGTGCAGAGCTTGTGTGCAGGGCTTGTCTCTCCTCATTGCATCTGCCTGCTGTGTGCAGAGCTCATCTCTCCTCATTGCATCTGTGTGCTGTGTGCAGGGCTTGTCTCTCCTCATTGCATCTGCATGCTGTGTGCAGAGCTCATCTCTCCTCATTGCATCTGCATGCTGTGTGCACAGCTTGTGTGCAGGGCTTGTCTCTCCTCATTGCATCTGCATGCTG TGTGCAGGGCTTGTGTGCAGAGCTTGTCTCCTCATTGCATCTGCATCCTGTGTGCAgagcctctctctgcctctttgcatctgcctgctgtgtgcagagcttgtctctcctctttgcatctgtgtgctgtgtgcagagcctctctctgcctcttttGCATCTGCGTGCTGTGTGCAGAGCTTGTGTGCAGAGCTtgtctctctcctctctgcGTGCTGTGTGCAGAGCTTGTTTCTCTTTGCATTCACGGATGTGACTAAGCCCTTGGAACGCCTCCAAACCTCGGGTGTTTCTGGTATCCTTTGTGCCCTGCAACGTTCAGCTGCTCCTCCACCCCAGCACGGAAAGTCCCCTTAG
- the LOC104556543 gene encoding keratin-associated protein 10-4 isoform X1: MQSSSLPLCICMLCVELVSSLHLPAVCRVCLSSLHLPAVCRVCVQGLSPHCICLLCAELISPHCICMLCVGLVSPHCICLLCAGLVSSLHLPAVCRACLSSLHLHAVCRACLLIASACCVQSLSLLIASACCVQSLSLLIASACCVQSLSPHCICLLCAELVSPHCICLLCAELVSSLHLPAVCRACLLIASACCVQSLSLLIASASCVQSLSLLIASAYCVQGLSLLIASACCVQSLSLLIASACCVQGLSLLIASACCVQGLSPHCICMLCAGLVSSLHLHAVCRACLLIASACCVQGLSLLIASACCVQSSSLPLCICMLCAELVSPHCICLLCAGLVSPHCICLLCAGLVSPHCICLLCAGLVSPHCICMLCAELVCRACLSSLHLPAVCRAHLSSLHLCAVCRACLSSLHLHAVCRAHLSSLHLHAVCTACVQGLSLLIASACCVQGLSLLIASACFVQGLCAELVSSLHLHPVCRASLCLFASACCVQSLSLLFASVCCVQSLSLPLLHLRAVCRACVQSLSLSSLRAVCRACFSLHSRM, from the coding sequence ATGCAGAGCTCATCTCTCCCTCTTTGCATCTGCATGCTGTGTGTAGAGCTTGTCTCCTCATTGCATCTGCCTGCTGTGTGCAGGGTTTGTCTCTCCTCATTGCATCTGCCTGCTGTGTGCAGGGTTTGTGTGCAGGGCTTGTCTCCTCATTGCATCTGCCTGCTGTGTGCAGAGCTCATCTCTCCTCATTGCATCTGCATGCTGTGTGTAGGGCTTGTCTCTCCTCATTGCATCTgcctgctgtgtgcagggctTGTCTCCTCATTGCATCTGCCTGCTGTGTGCAGAGCTTGTCTCTCCTCATTGCATCTGCATGCTGTGTGCAGAGCTTGTCTCCTCATTGCATCTGCCTGCTGTGTGCAGAGCTTGTCTCTCCTCATTGCATCTGCCTGCTGTGTGCAGAGCTTGTCTCTCCTCATTGCATCTGCATGCTGTGTGCAGAGCTTGTCTCCTCATTGCATCTGCCTGCTGTGTGCAGAGCTTGTCTCTCCTCATTGCATCTGCCTGCTGTGTGCAGAGCTTGTCTCCTCATTGCATCTgcctgctgtgtgcagggctTGTCTCCTCATTGCATCTGCCTGCTGTGTGCAGAGCTTGTCTCTCCTCATTGCATCTGCATCCTGTGTGCAGAGCTTGTCTCTCCTCATTGCATCTGCATACTGTGTGCAGGGCTTGTCTCTCCTCATTGCATCTGCCTGCTGTGTGCAGAGCTTGTCTCTCCTCATTGCATCTgcctgctgtgtgcagggcttgtctctcctcattgcatctgcctgctgtgtgcagggctTGTCTCCTCATTGCATCTGCATGCTGTGTGCAGGGCTTGTCTCCTCATTGCATCTGCATGCTGTGTGCAGGGCTTGTCTCCTCATTGCATCTGCATGCTGTGTGCAGGGCTTGTCTCTCCTCATTGCATCTGCATGCTGTGTGCAGAGCTCATCTCTCCCTCTTTGCATCTGCATGCTGTGTGCAGAGCTTGTCTCTCCTCATTGCATCTgcctgctgtgtgcagggcttgtctctcctcattgcatctgcctgctgtgtgcagggcttgtctctcctcattgcatctgcctgctgtgtgcagggctTGTCTCTCCTCATTGCATCTGCATGCTTTGTGCAGAGCTTGTGTGCAGGGCTTGTCTCTCCTCATTGCATCTGCCTGCTGTGTGCAGAGCTCATCTCTCCTCATTGCATCTGTGTGCTGTGTGCAGGGCTTGTCTCTCCTCATTGCATCTGCATGCTGTGTGCAGAGCTCATCTCTCCTCATTGCATCTGCATGCTGTGTGCACAGCTTGTGTGCAGGGCTTGTCTCTCCTCATTGCATCTGCATGCTGTGTGCAGGGCTTGTCTCTCCTCATTGCATCTGCATGCTTTGTGCAGGGCTTGTGTGCAGAGCTTGTCTCCTCATTGCATCTGCATCCTGTGTGCAgagcctctctctgcctctttgcatctgcctgctgtgtgcagagcttgtctctcctctttgcatctgtgtgctgtgtgcagagcctctctctgcctcttttGCATCTGCGTGCTGTGTGCAGAGCTTGTGTGCAGAGCTtgtctctctcctctctgcGTGCTGTGTGCAGAGCTTGTTTCTCTTTGCATTCACGGATGTGA
- the LOC104556543 gene encoding keratin-associated protein 5-5 isoform X2, producing the protein MLCAELVSSLHLPAVCRACLSSLHLPAVCRACLLIASACCVQGLSPHCICLLCAELVSPHCICILCAELVSPHCICILCAGLVSPHCICLLCAELVSPHCICLLCAGLVSPHCICLLCAGLVSSLHLHAVCRACLLIASACCVQGLSPHCICMLCAGLVSPHCICMLCAELISPSLHLHAVCRACLSSLHLPAVCRACLSSLHLPAVCRACLSSLHLPAVCRACLSSLHLHALCRACVQGLSLLIASACCVQSSSLLIASVCCVQGLSLLIASACCVQSSSLLIASACCVHSLCAGLVSPHCICMLCAGLVSPHCICMLCAGLVCRACLLIASASCVQSLSLPLCICLLCAELVSPLCICVLCAEPLSASFASACCVQSLCAELVSLLSACCVQSLFLFAFTDVTKPLERLQTSGVSGILCALQRSAAPPPQHGKSP; encoded by the coding sequence ATGCTGTGTGCAGAGCTTGTCTCCTCATTGCATCTGCCTGCTGTGTGCAGAGCTTGTCTCTCCTCATTGCATCTGCCTGCTGTGTGCAGAGCTTGTCTCCTCATTGCATCTgcctgctgtgtgcagggctTGTCTCCTCATTGCATCTGCCTGCTGTGTGCAGAGCTTGTCTCTCCTCATTGCATCTGCATCCTGTGTGCAGAGCTTGTCTCTCCTCATTGCATCTGCATACTGTGTGCAGGGCTTGTCTCTCCTCATTGCATCTGCCTGCTGTGTGCAGAGCTTGTCTCTCCTCATTGCATCTgcctgctgtgtgcagggcttgtctctcctcattgcatctgcctgctgtgtgcagggctTGTCTCCTCATTGCATCTGCATGCTGTGTGCAGGGCTTGTCTCCTCATTGCATCTGCATGCTGTGTGCAGGGCTTGTCTCCTCATTGCATCTGCATGCTGTGTGCAGGGCTTGTCTCTCCTCATTGCATCTGCATGCTGTGTGCAGAGCTCATCTCTCCCTCTTTGCATCTGCATGCTGTGTGCAGAGCTTGTCTCTCCTCATTGCATCTgcctgctgtgtgcagggcttgtctctcctcattgcatctgcctgctgtgtgcagggcttgtctctcctcattgcatctgcctgctgtgtgcagggctTGTCTCTCCTCATTGCATCTGCATGCTTTGTGCAGAGCTTGTGTGCAGGGCTTGTCTCTCCTCATTGCATCTGCCTGCTGTGTGCAGAGCTCATCTCTCCTCATTGCATCTGTGTGCTGTGTGCAGGGCTTGTCTCTCCTCATTGCATCTGCATGCTGTGTGCAGAGCTCATCTCTCCTCATTGCATCTGCATGCTGTGTGCACAGCTTGTGTGCAGGGCTTGTCTCTCCTCATTGCATCTGCATGCTGTGTGCAGGGCTTGTCTCTCCTCATTGCATCTGCATGCTTTGTGCAGGGCTTGTGTGCAGAGCTTGTCTCCTCATTGCATCTGCATCCTGTGTGCAgagcctctctctgcctctttgcatctgcctgctgtgtgcagagcttgtctctcctctttgcatctgtgtgctgtgtgcagagcctctctctgcctcttttGCATCTGCGTGCTGTGTGCAGAGCTTGTGTGCAGAGCTtgtctctctcctctctgcGTGCTGTGTGCAGAGCTTGTTTCTCTTTGCATTCACGGATGTGACTAAGCCCTTGGAACGCCTCCAAACCTCGGGTGTTTCTGGTATCCTTTGTGCCCTGCAACGTTCAGCTGCTCCTCCACCCCAGCACGGAAAGTCCCCTTAG
- the LOC104556543 gene encoding uncharacterized protein LOC104556543 isoform X5 — protein MGLLWLLLLLPLNLLEAAGQPCPNVTISVRRGLITIPINSTSTIVLKKWMSSHWEELFVCPGKCHKYSSQNYILVHLSQGELQLSGASAGHYRVDKSLDDSCLMHIYLDDTTLPPPATYARTPRATASSGWVVLVALVVVWIFTIT, from the exons ATGGGGcttctgtggctgctgctgctgctccccctgAACCTCCTGGAGGCTGCAg GCCAACCTTGTCCCAACGTCACCATCAGCGTTCGCCGTGGCCTCATCACCATCCCCATCAACTCCACCTCAACCATTGTCCTCAAGAAATGGATGAGCAGCCACTGGGAAGAGCTTTTTGTGTGCCCTGGCAAGTGCCACAAATACTCCAGCCAGAACTACATCCTTGTCCATCTGTCCcagggggagctgcagctcagtggTGCCTCAGCTGGTCATTACCGAGTGGACAAGAGTTTGGATGACTCTTGCTTGATGCACATCTACCTGGATG ACACAACTCTACCTCCACCTGCCACCTATGCACGAACtcccagagccacagcatctTCAG GCTGGGTTGTTCTGGTGGCCTTGGTGGTGGTGTGGATCTTCACCATCACCTAG
- the MGAT1 gene encoding alpha-1,3-mannosyl-glycoprotein 2-beta-N-acetylglucosaminyltransferase: LWEELEPKWPKAFWDDWMRQPEQRRERSCVRPEVSRTMTFGRKGVSHGQFFDQYLKFIKLNDRFVPFTRLDLSYLQKDRYERSFLPTVYSAPEVKVEELQSNRRKELGTVRLQYSGRDSFKAFAKALGLMDDLKSGVPRAGYRGIVSVVYRGRRVYLAPPSDWRGYDPTWS, translated from the coding sequence CTTTGGGAAGAGCTCGAACCCAAGTGGCCCAAAGCTTTTTGGGACGATTGGATGAGACAACCTgagcagaggagagaaaggTCCTGTGTCAGGCCTGAGGTGTCCAGGACCATGACTTTTGGTAGGAAAGGGGTGAGCCATGGCCAGTTCTTCGACCAGTACTTGAAGTTCATCAAACTCAACGACCGCTTCGTGCCTTTCACCCGCCTCGACCTCTCCTACCTCCAGAAGGACCGATACGAGCGCTCCTTCCTCCCCACGGTCTACTCAGCCCCTGAGGTCAAGGTGGAGGAGCTCCAGAGCAacaggaggaaggagctgggcACGGTCAGGCTCCAGTACAGTGGGAGAGATTCCTTCAAAGCCTTTGCCAAAGCTCTGGGCCTGATGGACGACCTCAAATCCGGGGTCCCCCGCGCCGGCTACCGCGGCATCGTCAGCGTCGTGTACCGCGGCCGCCGCGTCTACCTGGCGCCTCCCTCGGACTGGAGGGGCTACGACCCCACCTGGAGCTGA
- the LOC104556543 gene encoding butyrophilin subfamily 1 member A1 isoform X4 → MTFLLKPRPRTWDLGLDYQTVKEFEVDVTLDPATAGPEVIISQDLKEATWGKPGQWWPKGLAQFDTDPCVLGREGFTSGCHYWELEVKGRFWAVGVARESLQRKGRVLFKPNTAIWGLQKYDELCVALTAPSNTSIPLLNGDIGVYLDYEVGQVSFYAVGSRQLVFTFPVGSFSGERLFPYFCVLLSTIKLSPKAQ, encoded by the exons ATGACGTTCCTCCTCAAACCACGACCACGCACGTGGGACCTGGGCCTGGACTATCAGACAGTGAAAGAGTTTGAAG TGGACGTCACCTTGGATCCAGCCACGGCAGGTCCAGAGGTCATCATCTCCCAGGACCTCAAAGAAGCCACCTGGGGTAaacctggacagtggtggcccAAGGGCCTGGCTCAGTTTGACACAGACCCCTGTGTGTTGGGCAGAGAAGGTTTCACCTCGGGCTGTCACTACTGGGAGCTGGAGGTCAAAGGACGTTTCTGGGCCGTGGGGGTGGCCAGGGAGTCTCTCCAGAGGAAAGGACGAGTCCTCTTCAAGCCCAACACGGCCATCTGGGGCTTGCAGAAGTATGATGAGCTCTGTGTGGCCCTCACAGCTCCTTCCAACACTTCCATCCCCCTCCTCAACGGGGACATCGGGGTCTACCTGGACTACGAGGTGGGACAAGTCTCCTTCTACGCCGTCGGCAGCCGGCAGCTCGTCTTCACCTTCCCCGTGGGTTCCTTCAGCGGAGAGAGGCTCTTCCCCTACTTCTGTGTCCTCCTCTCCACCATCAAACTCTCCCCCAAGGCTCAATGA